Proteins from one Mycolicibacter virginiensis genomic window:
- a CDS encoding ATP-binding protein: MRTLETAIVASDVSGIVVHGASGVGKSRIAREALSAAESRGSETRWAVGTSSARAIPLGAFAAWTPPGVTDTVQLLREVIESLVSAPTGATVVVAVDDAHLLDDLSAFVVHQIVQRGMAKVVLTVRDGESIPAAVHEIWAASRFERLDLQPLSIEETTTLLSVAMAGPVDLDAVQRLWKLTRGNVLYLRHIVEQEVADGRIVQQRGYWRWIGDPIMPLSLVELIESRLGTLPGPISDVIDTLAVGEPIDLATLTRVTSPVAVEEADTRGLITLESIVGGVQVRVAHPLYGEVRRTRAPATRLRRLRGVVAAELAAADDRDDIQVVVRRATLSLDSDLVPDAELLVRAASGAVWLADLALAERLAGAAIRAGAGPEPSFVRAHALSWLGRGQEADTVLAEIAVSDLADGERGRLAFLRASNMLWALGEPERAKQIIDEASRDVPQQARSYVDAFLTVYWFAVDRPDMAGQAAEVFDIEKLPAVVGAEIAWVLAAIAADAGRTAEAVATAEAGYSVAARSLDAPQMSFNIADAQIGALLMAGRIGDAVEAAERVGRQAAQLPGAAQSLGVAVGGLAALGAGRLDAACRLLEQAEAGLSASHAIGWGYRYLVPGITALAMRGATDEAAAALATLDKLPRPFRLLDCDRSLARAWVVAAQGTVKEAIAVVRSAAEKAASKGNSRRK; this comes from the coding sequence ATGCGGACCCTCGAGACCGCCATCGTGGCCTCGGATGTATCCGGAATCGTTGTCCATGGTGCCTCGGGTGTGGGGAAAAGCCGGATCGCACGTGAGGCACTGTCTGCCGCCGAGTCGCGGGGCAGTGAAACTCGTTGGGCGGTAGGCACATCTTCGGCCCGCGCCATTCCACTCGGTGCGTTCGCGGCGTGGACACCGCCGGGCGTCACCGACACGGTTCAGTTGTTGCGGGAGGTGATCGAATCGCTGGTCTCCGCCCCTACCGGCGCGACGGTTGTGGTGGCAGTCGATGACGCGCATCTGCTCGACGACCTGTCGGCCTTCGTCGTGCACCAGATCGTGCAACGGGGCATGGCGAAGGTGGTTCTCACCGTGCGCGACGGTGAATCCATTCCCGCTGCGGTGCACGAGATTTGGGCGGCTAGCCGGTTCGAACGGCTCGACCTGCAGCCGTTGTCGATCGAGGAAACGACCACGCTGCTATCGGTGGCTATGGCGGGACCGGTGGACCTTGACGCGGTTCAGCGACTCTGGAAGCTGACTCGCGGCAACGTGTTGTATCTACGTCATATCGTCGAGCAGGAGGTGGCCGACGGCCGGATCGTGCAACAGCGCGGCTACTGGCGGTGGATCGGGGATCCCATCATGCCGCTCAGCTTGGTCGAACTCATCGAATCTCGCTTGGGAACCTTGCCCGGCCCGATCAGCGATGTGATCGACACACTGGCAGTTGGGGAGCCAATCGATCTGGCCACCCTGACCCGGGTCACCAGTCCTGTCGCGGTTGAGGAGGCCGATACTCGAGGCCTGATCACGTTGGAGTCCATCGTCGGCGGTGTTCAGGTACGGGTCGCGCATCCGCTCTACGGTGAAGTGCGCCGCACCCGCGCGCCGGCCACCCGGCTGCGGCGGTTGCGTGGAGTGGTGGCCGCTGAACTCGCCGCGGCCGATGATCGAGACGACATTCAGGTGGTGGTGCGCCGCGCCACCCTGAGCCTTGACTCCGACCTCGTCCCTGACGCCGAATTGCTGGTCAGGGCGGCTAGTGGCGCCGTCTGGTTGGCGGACCTGGCCCTCGCCGAACGGCTCGCCGGAGCGGCGATCCGTGCCGGCGCCGGACCGGAGCCGAGTTTCGTTCGTGCACACGCGCTGTCGTGGCTGGGCCGTGGACAAGAGGCTGACACTGTGCTTGCCGAGATCGCCGTCAGCGACTTGGCCGACGGCGAGCGCGGCAGGTTGGCGTTTCTGCGGGCCAGCAACATGCTCTGGGCACTCGGTGAGCCAGAGCGCGCGAAGCAAATCATCGATGAGGCGTCGCGCGACGTACCGCAGCAGGCTCGCAGCTACGTCGATGCCTTCCTCACGGTGTACTGGTTTGCCGTGGACCGCCCGGATATGGCCGGGCAGGCCGCCGAAGTGTTTGACATAGAGAAGTTGCCCGCGGTTGTCGGCGCTGAGATTGCTTGGGTGCTTGCCGCCATCGCCGCGGACGCGGGGCGCACGGCCGAGGCCGTAGCCACTGCCGAGGCCGGTTATAGCGTCGCTGCCCGTTCTCTTGACGCTCCGCAGATGAGTTTCAACATCGCCGATGCACAAATCGGCGCCTTGCTGATGGCGGGACGGATCGGCGATGCCGTTGAGGCGGCCGAACGGGTCGGCCGGCAGGCCGCCCAGCTACCGGGGGCCGCGCAATCGCTTGGTGTCGCCGTGGGGGGTCTGGCGGCCCTGGGTGCCGGCCGTCTCGACGCCGCGTGCCGACTGCTGGAGCAGGCGGAGGCAGGATTGTCCGCCAGCCATGCCATCGGTTGGGGATACCGCTATCTCGTGCCGGGAATCACCGCGTTGGCCATGCGTGGTGCCACCGACGAGGCTGCCGCTGCCCTGGCCACGCTCGACAAGCTGCCACGTCCGTTCCGCTTGCTCGATTGTGACCGGAGCCTGGCCCGGGCGTGGGTGGTCGCCGCCCAGGGCACAGTCAAGGAGGCCATCGCCGTCGTAAGGTCGGCGGCCGAAAAGGCCGCGTCCAAGGGCAATTCGCGGCGGAAGTGA
- the glpX gene encoding class II fructose-bisphosphatase encodes MTGPTRREAPDRNLALELVRVTEAGAMASGRWVGRGDKEGGDGAAVDAMRELVNSVSMRGVVVIGEGEKDHAPMLYNGEEVGNGDGPDCDFAVDPVDGTTLMSKGMPNAISVLAVAERGAMFDPSAVFYMNKIAVGPEAADVLDITKPIADNIAAVAKVKGLSARDMTVCILDRPRHAQLIADARATGARIRLITDGDVAGAISACRPNSGTDMLAGIGGTPEGIIAAAAIRCMGGAIQAQLAPTDDAERQKAIDAGYDLDAVLTTEDLVSGENVFFCATGVTDGDLLKGVRYYPGGCTTQSIVMRSKSGTVRMIEAYHRLSKLNEYSAVDFTGDSHAAYPLP; translated from the coding sequence ATGACGGGACCCACGCGACGCGAAGCCCCAGACCGCAACCTGGCCTTGGAGCTGGTGCGGGTGACCGAGGCCGGTGCCATGGCATCCGGCCGCTGGGTGGGCCGCGGCGACAAGGAAGGCGGCGACGGCGCGGCCGTCGACGCGATGCGTGAACTGGTGAACTCGGTGTCCATGCGCGGCGTCGTGGTGATCGGCGAGGGCGAGAAAGACCACGCGCCGATGCTCTACAACGGCGAAGAAGTGGGCAACGGCGACGGCCCCGACTGCGACTTCGCCGTCGACCCGGTCGACGGCACCACACTGATGAGCAAGGGCATGCCCAACGCCATCTCGGTGCTGGCGGTGGCAGAGCGCGGCGCGATGTTCGACCCGTCGGCGGTGTTCTACATGAACAAGATCGCCGTCGGCCCGGAGGCCGCGGACGTGCTCGACATCACCAAGCCGATCGCGGACAACATCGCTGCGGTCGCCAAGGTCAAGGGCCTGTCCGCCCGCGACATGACGGTCTGCATCCTGGACCGGCCCCGGCACGCCCAGCTCATCGCCGACGCACGGGCCACCGGCGCCCGCATCCGGCTGATCACCGACGGCGACGTGGCCGGCGCGATCTCCGCGTGCCGGCCCAACTCGGGCACCGACATGCTCGCCGGCATCGGCGGCACCCCCGAGGGCATCATCGCCGCCGCCGCGATCCGCTGCATGGGCGGAGCGATCCAGGCCCAGCTGGCGCCCACCGATGACGCCGAGCGGCAGAAGGCCATCGACGCCGGCTACGACCTGGACGCGGTGCTGACTACCGAGGACCTGGTCTCCGGCGAGAACGTCTTCTTCTGTGCCACCGGCGTCACCGACGGCGACCTGCTCAAGGGCGTGCGCTACTACCCCGGCGGCTGCACCACCCAATCGATCGTGATGCGCTCCAAGTCCGGCACCGTCCGGATGATCGAGGCCTACCACCGGCTGTCGAAGCTCAACGAGTACTCGGCCGTCGACTTCACCGGCGACTCCCACGCCGCCTACCCCCTGCCCTAA
- a CDS encoding class II fumarate hydratase, with translation MSEIEYRIEHDTMGEVRVPVTALWRAQTQRAVENFPISGRGLERTQIRALGLLKSACAQVNADLGLLAPEKAAAIKAAAAEIADGKHDDQFPIDVFQTGSGTSSNMNTNEVIASIAAANGVTVHPNDDVNMSQSSNDTFPTATHIAATEAAVRHLIPSLQVLHDALAAKAVEWRTVVKSGRTHLMDAVPVTLGQEFSGYARQIAAGIERVQATLPRLGELAIGGTAVGTGLNAPDGFGAKVVEVLVAETGITELRTAANSFEAQAARDGLVEASGALRTIAVSLTKIANDIRWMGSGPLTGLAEIQLPDLQPGSSIMPGKVNPVLPEAVTQVAAQVIGNDAAIAWGGGNGAFELNVYIPMMARNMLESFTLLSNVSRLFAERCIVGLVANEEHLRELAESSPSIVTPLNSAIGYEEAAAVAKQALKERKTIRQTVIDRGLIGENLSEAELDKRLDVLAMAKVKD, from the coding sequence ATGAGCGAGATCGAATACCGCATCGAACACGACACCATGGGCGAGGTCCGGGTACCGGTGACCGCGCTGTGGCGCGCACAGACCCAGCGCGCGGTGGAGAACTTCCCGATCTCCGGGCGTGGCCTGGAGCGCACCCAGATCCGGGCGCTCGGCCTGCTCAAGAGCGCGTGTGCGCAGGTGAACGCCGACCTGGGTCTGCTGGCCCCGGAGAAGGCCGCCGCCATCAAGGCCGCCGCCGCCGAGATCGCCGACGGTAAGCACGACGACCAGTTCCCCATCGACGTGTTCCAGACCGGCTCGGGCACCAGCTCGAACATGAACACCAATGAGGTGATCGCCTCGATCGCCGCCGCCAACGGCGTAACGGTGCACCCCAACGACGACGTGAACATGTCGCAGTCGTCCAACGACACCTTCCCGACCGCCACCCACATCGCGGCCACCGAAGCCGCAGTGCGCCACCTGATTCCGTCGCTGCAGGTGCTGCACGACGCGCTGGCCGCCAAGGCCGTCGAGTGGCGCACCGTGGTGAAGTCGGGCCGCACCCACCTGATGGACGCCGTCCCGGTCACCCTGGGTCAGGAATTCTCCGGCTATGCCCGCCAGATCGCCGCCGGCATCGAGCGTGTGCAGGCCACCCTGCCCCGCCTGGGTGAGCTGGCCATCGGCGGCACCGCCGTCGGCACCGGCCTGAACGCCCCGGACGGCTTCGGCGCCAAGGTGGTCGAGGTGCTGGTCGCCGAGACCGGGATCACCGAGTTGCGTACCGCCGCAAACTCGTTCGAGGCCCAGGCGGCGCGCGACGGCCTGGTCGAGGCATCGGGCGCGCTGCGCACCATCGCGGTGTCGCTGACCAAGATCGCCAACGACATCCGCTGGATGGGATCGGGTCCGCTGACCGGCCTGGCCGAGATTCAGCTGCCCGATCTGCAGCCGGGCAGCTCGATCATGCCGGGCAAGGTGAATCCCGTTCTGCCCGAGGCGGTCACCCAGGTGGCCGCGCAGGTGATCGGTAACGACGCGGCGATCGCCTGGGGCGGCGGCAACGGTGCCTTCGAGCTCAACGTCTACATCCCGATGATGGCCCGCAACATGCTGGAGTCCTTCACGCTGCTGTCCAACGTCTCGCGCCTGTTCGCCGAGCGCTGCATCGTCGGACTGGTCGCCAATGAGGAGCACCTGCGCGAACTGGCCGAGTCCAGCCCGTCGATCGTGACACCGCTGAACTCCGCGATCGGCTACGAGGAGGCCGCCGCGGTGGCCAAGCAGGCCCTCAAGGAGCGCAAGACCATTCGCCAGACCGTGATCGACCGCGGCCTGATCGGCGAGAACCTGTCGGAGGCCGAGCTGGACAAGCGCCTCGACGTGTTGGCCATGGCCAAGGTAAAGGACTAA
- a CDS encoding PE-PPE domain-containing protein yields the protein MRGTPTSPVAMLTVSAMAAGASVIAAPAVAAPPDFQDRDIQLASGGTALVYDGSGGPMLPPPQFLDAINTLYLQPGGFTGTMQAALLPNELYPITGVKSMGFGASVSHGQPIMLSDIQNQIAAGGVTSENPLVVFGYSQSAAVASQVMPQLRDAGVPSDLVHFVLVGDVNNPNGGLLNTFDSPAGNSWAFTAANFPFSPPTPSDLYPTDIYSLEYDASADFPHYPLNLLSVLNALIGNFTQHFIYANLTPEQIDSAILLPGSAALSGEGLTDYYMIPSENLPLLMPLLFLPGIGKPLYDLLEPVTRILVNLGYGSIDEGWNQGPANVPTTFGLFPQIDLGQLSTALGNGLQQGINDALNAIANPVSYEEQVAPWLPFAESIYTHGFAPENPTFEDVMEGILTLAGFPVSDVTLNSPVADIITMINSTLAYDYSALLPAADAVGALFTSLPAYAANIFVDQLLAGDLLDAIGLPLAAYSGLVPFDLLLGAPPALFAAIGTLDNFMELFS from the coding sequence ATGAGGGGGACACCGACCTCGCCGGTCGCGATGCTCACCGTAAGTGCGATGGCGGCCGGCGCCAGTGTGATCGCCGCCCCCGCAGTGGCGGCACCGCCAGACTTCCAGGACCGCGACATCCAACTCGCCAGCGGTGGAACGGCGTTGGTGTACGACGGCAGCGGTGGCCCGATGCTGCCGCCGCCGCAGTTTCTCGATGCGATCAACACGCTGTATCTGCAGCCTGGCGGATTCACCGGCACGATGCAGGCCGCGTTGCTGCCCAACGAGCTCTATCCGATCACCGGTGTCAAGAGCATGGGATTCGGGGCGTCGGTGAGCCACGGACAACCGATCATGCTCTCCGACATCCAAAACCAGATCGCCGCAGGCGGGGTGACGTCGGAGAATCCCCTCGTGGTTTTCGGCTACTCGCAGAGCGCCGCGGTGGCCTCGCAGGTCATGCCGCAGCTTCGCGACGCGGGCGTCCCCAGCGACCTGGTGCACTTCGTGCTGGTGGGCGATGTCAACAACCCAAACGGCGGCCTGTTGAACACCTTCGATTCTCCGGCCGGAAATAGCTGGGCCTTCACCGCCGCGAACTTCCCGTTCAGCCCACCGACCCCGTCGGATCTGTATCCGACCGACATCTACAGCCTCGAATACGACGCCAGCGCCGACTTTCCGCATTACCCGCTGAATCTGTTGTCGGTCCTCAATGCCCTGATCGGAAACTTCACCCAGCACTTCATCTATGCCAACCTCACCCCGGAGCAGATCGATAGTGCGATTCTGCTGCCGGGTTCCGCGGCGCTGTCCGGGGAAGGCCTCACCGACTACTACATGATCCCGAGCGAGAACCTGCCGTTGCTGATGCCGCTGTTGTTTCTCCCAGGGATCGGCAAGCCCCTGTATGACCTGCTGGAACCCGTCACCCGGATCCTGGTGAACCTGGGCTACGGCAGCATCGACGAAGGATGGAATCAGGGGCCGGCGAATGTCCCCACGACGTTCGGGTTGTTCCCGCAGATCGACCTGGGGCAGCTTTCTACGGCACTGGGCAACGGCTTGCAGCAGGGAATCAACGACGCCCTCAACGCCATTGCGAATCCGGTCAGCTATGAAGAGCAGGTCGCGCCCTGGCTGCCGTTCGCGGAGTCGATCTACACCCACGGATTCGCGCCGGAGAACCCGACATTTGAGGATGTGATGGAGGGCATTCTCACGCTCGCCGGCTTCCCGGTTTCCGATGTGACGCTCAATTCACCGGTGGCCGACATCATCACCATGATCAACAGCACGCTGGCCTACGACTACTCAGCGCTGCTGCCCGCCGCCGACGCGGTCGGTGCGCTGTTCACCAGCCTCCCGGCGTACGCCGCGAACATCTTTGTCGACCAGCTTCTGGCCGGTGACCTTCTTGACGCGATCGGGCTTCCGCTGGCGGCTTATTCAGGTCTGGTCCCGTTCGATCTGTTGCTCGGTGCTCCACCGGCGCTGTTCGCGGCGATCGGCACCCTGGACAACTTCATGGAGCTGTTCTCGTAA
- a CDS encoding helix-turn-helix transcriptional regulator — translation MICLQTAAQFGDRTGADRLRELEAVVEGPRVGLAARFAAALRDGDAAEMALVSQDFERMGDLVAAVDAAAQAAIGYRRQDLRGTALVCATRAAALAEQCGGASTPALRQAAEPLPLTDREQEIVMLIGAGLSNREIAERLTVSVRTVESHIYRAMLKTDTNGRDELAALRPRRR, via the coding sequence GTGATCTGTCTGCAGACCGCCGCTCAGTTCGGGGATCGCACTGGTGCCGACCGATTGCGTGAACTCGAAGCTGTCGTCGAGGGGCCGCGGGTAGGTCTGGCCGCACGGTTTGCCGCTGCGCTCCGCGACGGAGATGCCGCGGAAATGGCCCTGGTGTCGCAGGACTTCGAGCGGATGGGGGATCTGGTTGCCGCGGTCGATGCTGCCGCCCAGGCAGCGATCGGGTATCGCCGCCAAGACCTGCGGGGAACAGCATTGGTCTGCGCGACCCGCGCCGCTGCCCTGGCCGAACAATGCGGAGGCGCGAGCACCCCGGCGCTGCGCCAGGCCGCAGAACCCCTACCTCTGACCGATCGTGAACAAGAGATCGTCATGTTGATCGGCGCGGGATTGTCCAATCGGGAGATTGCCGAGCGACTGACCGTCTCCGTTCGTACTGTCGAAAGCCACATCTATCGAGCCATGTTGAAGACGGACACCAATGGCCGTGACGAACTCGCCGCGCTGCGACCCCGCCGTAGGTAG
- a CDS encoding NAD-dependent epimerase/dehydratase family protein — MDTVLVTGAFGLVGSAVVRQLAAQGRAVVATDLDIPANRKAVAALPASVQVRYADLTDPVAVDALVGAVRPAAIIHLAAVIPPFIYMRRDLARRVNVEATGHLLAAAAAQPEPPSSLAKPPRFVQASSIAVYGSRNPHTVSGVLTADTPTNPADVYGDHKVQAEKLVRASQLDWVILRLGGVITVDPGSYMKLDNLYFEQLLPTDGRLQTVDVRDVASAFVAATTAPVVGETLLIGGDDSHRQVQGDVAPAMAGAMGLVNGLPAGLPGNPDRDDDWFNTDWMDSSRAQEALGFQHHSWPDMLAETAARAGAQRHLLRPVAPLARAILRTRSPYYRSGKRFADPWRAIADKWSDPRP, encoded by the coding sequence ATGGACACGGTGCTCGTCACTGGCGCATTTGGGCTGGTCGGTTCCGCGGTGGTGCGGCAGTTGGCCGCCCAGGGCCGTGCCGTGGTCGCGACCGACCTCGACATCCCGGCCAACCGCAAAGCGGTCGCCGCACTGCCGGCATCGGTACAAGTGCGCTACGCCGATCTGACCGATCCGGTGGCGGTCGACGCTCTCGTCGGCGCTGTCCGGCCGGCCGCGATCATCCACCTGGCCGCGGTGATCCCACCGTTCATCTACATGCGCCGCGACCTGGCGCGCCGCGTCAACGTCGAGGCCACCGGGCACCTGTTGGCGGCCGCCGCTGCGCAGCCCGAACCTCCGTCGAGCCTCGCTAAACCGCCGCGATTCGTACAGGCCTCCAGCATCGCGGTGTACGGGTCGCGCAACCCGCACACTGTCTCGGGCGTGCTGACCGCCGACACCCCGACCAACCCCGCCGACGTCTACGGCGACCACAAAGTCCAGGCCGAGAAGCTGGTGCGTGCCTCGCAGCTGGACTGGGTGATCCTGCGGTTGGGCGGGGTGATCACCGTGGACCCGGGCTCCTACATGAAGCTCGACAACCTCTATTTCGAGCAGCTGCTCCCCACCGACGGCAGGCTGCAGACCGTCGATGTCCGCGATGTCGCATCCGCGTTCGTCGCGGCCACTACCGCGCCCGTCGTCGGGGAAACCCTGCTGATCGGCGGCGATGACTCGCACCGCCAGGTCCAGGGCGACGTCGCGCCGGCCATGGCCGGTGCGATGGGGCTGGTCAACGGCCTACCCGCTGGCCTGCCGGGCAACCCCGATCGCGACGACGACTGGTTCAACACCGACTGGATGGACTCCAGCCGAGCCCAAGAGGCACTGGGCTTTCAGCACCACTCCTGGCCGGACATGCTGGCCGAGACCGCGGCCCGAGCCGGCGCACAGCGTCACCTGCTGCGACCCGTCGCTCCCCTGGCCCGCGCAATACTGCGAACCCGCTCCCCCTACTACCGCAGCGGCAAGCGGTTCGCCGACCCGTGGCGGGCCATCGCCGACAAGTGGAGTGACCCACGCCCATGA
- a CDS encoding AI-2E family transporter yields the protein MNHEFTPTQRRALAVFTVIALMFGAYFLRTYFVLIVVAAVGAYLFNPLFRLLNRKVSTGLAATGTLLAALVAVIVPVGLSVFLAVVQISRTVGEVAEWVQATDPNALGDKVLKFINGALAKVPFVHVELTMESLRGAMVNVAQKGGELLLHVLQGAVGGVVGAVTSAIIFLYVFLALLTHREELHTLIRRLNPLGGEVTDLYLAKMGSMVRGTVGGQFVIAFCQGVAGAASIYIGGFHQAFFIFAILLTALSVIPLGGGIVTMPFGIGMALFGNVIGGLFVFFFHLIVVTNIDNFLRPVLVPRDARLNSALMLLAVFAGIAMFGFWGIVIGPVLMIIIVTTIDVYLAAFSSEETGEELLTDG from the coding sequence ATGAACCACGAATTCACTCCCACCCAACGACGCGCGCTGGCTGTCTTCACCGTGATCGCGCTGATGTTCGGCGCCTATTTCCTGCGCACCTACTTCGTGCTGATCGTGGTGGCCGCGGTCGGCGCCTACCTGTTCAACCCGCTGTTCCGGCTGCTCAACCGCAAGGTGTCTACCGGACTGGCCGCCACCGGGACCCTGCTGGCGGCCCTGGTCGCCGTCATCGTCCCGGTCGGGTTGTCGGTCTTTCTGGCCGTCGTGCAGATATCACGCACCGTCGGCGAGGTCGCCGAATGGGTGCAGGCCACCGACCCCAACGCCCTGGGCGACAAGGTGCTGAAGTTCATCAACGGCGCGCTGGCCAAGGTGCCGTTCGTGCACGTCGAGCTCACCATGGAATCGCTGCGCGGCGCCATGGTGAACGTGGCGCAGAAGGGCGGCGAGCTGCTGCTGCATGTGCTGCAGGGCGCCGTCGGCGGGGTGGTCGGCGCGGTCACCTCGGCGATCATCTTCTTATATGTGTTCCTGGCGCTGTTGACCCACCGCGAGGAACTGCACACCCTGATCCGGCGGCTCAACCCGCTCGGCGGCGAGGTGACCGACCTCTACCTGGCCAAGATGGGCTCGATGGTGCGCGGCACCGTCGGCGGCCAGTTCGTCATCGCCTTCTGCCAGGGCGTCGCCGGGGCCGCCTCCATCTACATCGGCGGATTCCACCAGGCGTTCTTCATCTTCGCGATCCTGTTGACCGCGCTGTCGGTCATCCCGCTCGGCGGGGGCATCGTGACCATGCCGTTCGGCATCGGCATGGCGTTGTTCGGCAACGTCATCGGCGGACTGTTCGTGTTCTTCTTCCACCTGATCGTGGTGACCAACATCGACAACTTCCTGCGCCCGGTGCTGGTGCCGCGCGACGCCCGGCTCAATTCCGCGCTGATGCTGCTCGCCGTTTTCGCCGGGATCGCCATGTTCGGCTTCTGGGGCATCGTGATCGGTCCGGTGCTGATGATCATCATCGTCACCACCATCGACGTGTACCTGGCGGCGTTCTCCAGTGAGGAGACCGGCGAGGAACTGTTGACCGACGGTTAG
- a CDS encoding DUF4245 domain-containing protein yields MTTEPQPAPKPAKPRILQDWRDMFWSLVPLVLACVALAGLAGTCAFRPGGITAGPVPSYDAVAALKADAQTLGFPVRLPQLPEGWQPNSGTRGSITDGRSDAKGQRLRAVTSRVGYVSPTGMYVSLTQSNADEVPLVASISPGLHPTGSEDVDGTRWVVYQGDGDPVWTTRLAGKAGAAQLAISGAGGPELFRTMAAGVQSQPPLPATR; encoded by the coding sequence GTGACCACAGAGCCCCAACCGGCGCCCAAGCCTGCCAAACCACGCATATTGCAGGACTGGCGCGACATGTTCTGGTCGCTGGTGCCGCTGGTCTTGGCCTGCGTCGCGCTGGCCGGTCTGGCCGGGACGTGCGCGTTTCGGCCGGGTGGCATCACCGCCGGGCCGGTGCCCTCCTACGACGCCGTCGCCGCACTCAAGGCCGATGCGCAGACCCTGGGATTCCCGGTCCGACTGCCGCAGCTGCCGGAGGGCTGGCAGCCCAACTCCGGCACCCGCGGCAGCATCACCGACGGGCGCAGTGACGCTAAAGGCCAGCGTTTGCGGGCGGTCACCTCGCGGGTGGGCTACGTCAGCCCGACCGGGATGTATGTCAGCCTGACGCAGAGCAACGCCGACGAGGTCCCGCTGGTCGCCTCCATCAGCCCCGGACTACACCCGACCGGGTCCGAGGACGTCGACGGCACCCGCTGGGTGGTGTACCAGGGCGACGGCGATCCGGTGTGGACCACCCGGTTGGCCGGAAAGGCCGGGGCGGCCCAGCTGGCGATCTCCGGTGCTGGCGGCCCGGAGCTGTTCCGGACCATGGCGGCGGGCGTGCAGTCCCAGCCGCCGCTGCCGGCGACGCGGTAG